A genome region from Setaria italica strain Yugu1 chromosome III, Setaria_italica_v2.0, whole genome shotgun sequence includes the following:
- the LOC101763215 gene encoding aspartic proteinase oryzasin-1 → MGTRSVALVLLAAVLLQTLLPASAAEGLVRIALKKRAIDQNSRVAERLSAEEKQRLLRGANSLGSGGEGDIIALKNYMNAQYFGEIGVGTPAQKFTVIFDTGSSNLWVPSSKCYFSIACYFHSRYKSGQSSTYKENGKPAAIHYGTGAIAGFFSEDSVTLGGLVVKDQEFIEATKEPGLTFMVAKFDGILGLGFQEISVGNAVPVWYNMIKQGLISDPVFSFWFNRHAGEGEGGEIVFGGMDPNHYKGNHTYVPVTQKGYWQFNMGDVLVDGKSTGFCKGGCAAIADSGTSLLAGPTAIITEINEKIGAAGVVSQECKTVVSQYGQQILDLLLAETQPAKICSQVGLCTFDGTHGVSAGIRSVVDDEAGKSNGGLRSDPMCNACEMAVVWMQNQLAQNKTQELILNYINQLCDRLPSPMGESSVDCASLKSMPNIAFTIGGKKFSLKPEQYILKVGEGSAAQCISGFTAIDIPPPRGPLWILGDVFMGAYHTVFDYGKLRVGFADSA, encoded by the exons ATGGGAACCCGCAGCGTCGCCCTGGTGCTCCTCGCGGCCGTTCTGCTCCAAACCCTCCTCCccgcctcggcggcggaggGTTTGGTGCGGATCGCGCTGAAGAAGCGGGCCATCGACCAGAACAGCCGCGTCGCCGAGCGCCTTTCCGCCGAGGAGAAGCAGCGCCTTCTCCGCGGCGCCAACTCCCTGGGCTCGGGCGGTGAGGGCGATATCATCGCGCTTAAGAACTACATGAACGCCCAGTACTTTGGGGAGATCGGCGTCGGCACGCCAGCGCAGAAGTTCACCGTCATCTTCGACACTGGCAGCTCCAATCTCTGGGTGCCGTCCTCAAAGTGCTATTTCTCG ATTGCTTGCTACTTCCACTCGCGCTACAAGTCAGGGCAGTCAAGCACTTACAAGGAGAACG GAAAACCTGCTGCCATTCACTATGGAACTGGTGCAATTGCTGGGTTTTTCAGTGAGGATAGTGTTACCTTAGGTGGTCTGGTTGTGAAAGATCAG GAATTTATTGAAGCCACAAAGGAGCCAGGCCTTACTTTCATGGTTGCCAAATTTGATGGTATTCTTGGTCTAGGCTTTCAGGAAATATCTGTTGGAAATGCAGTACCAGTGTG GTATAACATGATAAAACAAGGTCTCATCAGCGATCCTGTTTTCTCTTTCTGGTTCAACCGACATGCTGGTGAAGGAGAAGGTGGTGAAATTGTGTTTGGTGGAATGGATCCTAACCACTACAAGGGCAATCACACATATGTCCCAGTCACTCAGAAGGGATATTGGCAG TTTAACATGGGTGATGTCCTGGTTGATGGGAAGTCCACTG GGTTTTGTAAAGGCGGCTGTGCAGCAATTGCAGATTCTGGAACTTCCTTGCTTGCTGGCCCCACA GCCATAATTACTGAAATCAACGAAAAGattggtgctgctggtgtagtgAGCCAGGAGTGCAAGACTGTTGTTTCTCAATATGGTCAACAGATCCTAGATCTGTTGCTAGCTGAG ACACAACCAGCGAAGATCTGTTCTCAGGTTGGTCTGTGCACTTTTGATGGCACCCATGGTGTTAG TGCCGGAATTCGGAGCGTTGTGGATGATGAAGCTGGGAAATCTAATGGTGGTCTTCGGAGTGATCCAATGTGCAATGCCTGTGAGATGGCTGTCGTATGGATGCAGAACCAACTTGCACAGAACAAGACCCAGGAGCTCATCCTGAACTACATTAATCAG CTCTGTGACCGTCTCCCTAGTCCCATGGGAGAATCATCCGTGGACTGTGCCAGTCTTAAGTCCATGCCCAACATTGCGTTCACTATTGGAGGCAAAAAGTTCTCGCTGAAACCTGAGCAG TACATTCTGAAGGTTGGTGAAGGATCTGCTGCTCAGTGCATCAGTGGATTCACTGCTATAGATATCCCACCTCCTCGTGGCCCCCTCTG GATCTTGGGTGATGTTTTCATGGGAGCCTACCACACCGTCTTTGACTACGGCAAGCTGAGGGTTGGCTTCGCGGATTCCGCCTAA